A window of Rhododendron vialii isolate Sample 1 chromosome 11a, ASM3025357v1 genomic DNA:
cctatacccgtaactctacttGAAACACCAAAtagatatctagggacaaatctctggtggaatCTGAAAGGGAGACACAAACTCTTGGTGAAACCCTAAGAGATGAACAAAACTCTAATATCTAAACTAGGGGTATGCACGGGTCggatgggtcgggttcggcccccGAATCTGAACCCGAACCCGACTGGTCGGgtatcgaatttttttttttttggccccgAACTCGAACCGAACTAGTGGGAATAACCGTTCGCGTGccccattttttttggttgggtcgggtccgaccaaaaccgaagtaaatctatatgaattggtcgtcttttggtcgggtcgggtaagaaaaataGCACCCCGAGCCtcgaaccgaaaactgatttttttcaaaaaatgaacccgtacctaatcgaaccacatgttcggccccacccgaaacccttcgggtcgggtcgggccactggtttttgcacacccctaatcTAAACTATTGAACAAAAAACCATAATACTAGTAGCTTCCAAACCCCTTATTTATAATATGGTACAAAAACGGGAATAACATAATTAATCAACGTGGGACAAAATATTCAAGACATTCCCAACAGTTCATGTTGTGGTCCTCTCGTGTAAGAAATTCTGGTTGTATCCCTGTTTGAAGTTACATTTTATTTATCAAATAGGTGTTTGTAGAGTTCATTTTCATAAAATTGTTTATGCAATATTTTGTCTTTGgtattttttaactaaaacTTACTTTTCATActttttgtttagatttttGTCGTAATCTTGGAATTAATTTGGTCGCCTTGATGAATAATCGAAAAAGCATAAAAATGTGTGCTGAAgttaaaaaattcatataaggcTATAAAGGTACTCCTAATCGGAGTAGAAAATACCGGCTGTCAAgcaattttttgtctttactgttttttttttttgttataatttttttacttttgaataattaattcaaaaaaaagtgaatttaaCAGCAAAAAACGAATAAAACTACCGAAACGAAAAAGGAGTACTACGAATAAAACTCATTTTATAtagtattttgtttatttatggGAGTAATAGGAAGGGCACGCTTCATAGTACATACTAGGGGTGCTCAAAAAATTCGGTGAACGATGAAATCGGTCCGGATCGAACCGAtccgtaccttttggattttgtccgtggattaatggttcggacacggattgaaaaattaaaaaacagtgactcgcggttcggtccacggattttcattacgaaacaGTGAATTAACCGAAtcggaccgtgagatatttattttatataaataatatatatgtgtgtatttatataataaattgttagtaatgttaacactttttttcaccaattttagtattttatcttaataatgaGATATAGTGTAGATGAACATAAAATATAAAGAGTAAATCGTagttttttcgtataaattATGAGTAACCCTAGTTGAGTTTcagtagtttgttttttttccggttcctttatgttatgtaatgtactataatgatacaatcctactagtgttttagatttttttgaatttgatttctaaaGTAAACCTTTGgtagtttatgtaacaagtactttctagtggtgttaaacttaattctgaaTGTAACATTCTTCCCTTTTATTGTGGGATATAtgcttgagctttatttttgctaaaattcgtGAACAAAATCGTAACCGATCTGCGAGTCACGGATCGGATTGGCACCAGATcgtaggacttttggtccggacacgaatttcattttgtaaaaatcgtGATTAGCGGTTCGATTCTTGAATTTCTAGAAATCCGAATCGGACCGGACGACGAGCAGCCCAAGTGCATACGTCCCAAATTTTGGGAAAGGGAAACCAAAGAAACAGAGATGCGATGAGCCGATGATCGAACGATGGAGGCTCTCCTTACCTTGTGTAGGGTTAGaaaatactactcctactagTACTAGTAAAACACACGATCCCATCCGCTTTCTTTCTCTCGGAAGTCGTCGTCCTCGTCGTTTTTCccccaatttttgtttgtttttacgCCTCCTGAAAAATCGACACAGAAACTCccaccccctcctccaccaccgcTCTGCAGCGGAAATACTACTATTCAAACTTCCGTTATAGGGCAGCATCGGTCGAGcgttttgttttacttttttttaactctttAATCTTTCGCGACTAGTCCGTTTTGTTTCCCAGAAACCCTAAAAGTGGAATTACCCTACCAAATTCACTCCACCCTTTCCTCTAATAGCCGTCGAGACTAAAAGACGACAGTTCAGCGGCGCTTCCCTTACGAAAGGAGAGTTTTCTTTCCTCACTCCTGTCTTCTGTACATCACGGGCGCCCGCATATGACGGTGAGTTCTTCTTCCCTCTCACTCTAAAACAGTGTATACATCTTTTTTGCTCTGTGAAAAAATActcaatcttttttctttttccgtttGCAATGttgcaaaaaatgattataATTTTAGTGAATTCCTATTCCGATGCGCAGTGGTGGCCCTTTTAGAAATGAACATGGAGAATGAGATGATTGAGTTCGATATAGGTTTGGGAGGTGGAGGTGCTGGCAGTGGAGACGATGATGCCATGGACAGTGAGCAGCACCATGTCATTGACGAAGAGATGGCTGATAGTTCCCccactggtggtggtggtggagcaaTTTATATTCCTGAAGGGGACCCGGATCTCGAGCCTTATGAGGGCATGGAATTTGAATCTGAAGAGGCTGCCAAGGCCTTTTACAACTCTTACGGCCGGCGTGTTGGGTTTAGCACCCGCGTTAGCTCCTCCCGCCGTTCCAGGAAGGATGGGGCTATCATCCAGAGGTCCTTTGTTTGTGCTAAAGAAGGGTTCCGGAACTTGAATGAGAAGCGCACCAAAGACAGAGAGATTAAGCGGCCCCGCATCATTACTCGGTGCGGATGCAAAGCTTCTCTGTCTGTGAAGATCCAGGAGCCCTCTGGGAAATGGGTTGTATCTGGTCTTGTCAAGGAACACAATCATGAACTGGTTCCCCCTGACGAGGTGCATCGCCTCCGGTCCCACCGCCAAATTTCAGGCCCTGCCAAGACCTTGATAGATACGTTGCAGGCAGCCGGAATGGGCCCCAGGAGGATTATGTCAGCCTTGATAAAAGAGTATGGTGGTGCCAGCAAAGTTGGATTTACGGAGGTAGACTGCAGGAATTACATAAGGAATAATCGCCAGAGAAGCTTCGAAGGAGAGATTCAGCTCCTTCTGGATTATTTGAGGCAAATGCATGCTGACAACTCTTCATTCTTCTATGCCGTGCAAGGTGACGAAGACCAGTATACTGGTAATGTCTTTTGGGCTGATCCCAAGGCAAGGATGAACTACACTTACTTTGGTGATACTGTTACATTTGACACGACTTACCGGTCAAATAGGTACCGTTTGCCATTTGCACCTTTCATTGGAGTAAATCATCATGGCCAGCCTGTGTTGTTTGGCTGTGCTTTCCTGTTAAATGAATCAGAAGCGtcatttgtttggttgtttaaGACATGGCTCATGGCAATGTCTGGTCGCCCTCCGGTATCAATCACCACTGATCATGATACCGTGATTGGGTCAGCAATCATGCAGGTTTTCCCAGAGACCCGCCACCGATTCTGCAAATGGCATATCTTCAAGAAATGCCAGGAGAAACTGTCCCATGTGTTTCTTGCGCATCCAAATTTTGAAGCAGACTTCCATAAATGTGTCAACTTGACTGATTcaattgaggagtttgagtctTGCTGGTTATCACTTGTTGAAAAGTTTGATCTTAGGGATCATGAGTGGCTTCAGACAATATACTCTGCTCGCAGGCAATGGGTACCAGTGTATTTACGGGATACATTTTTTGCAGAAATGTCTATAACCCAACGTAGTGACAGTATGAACTCGTATTTTGATGGATACGTGAATGCCTCAACCAACCTCAACCAGTTTTTCAAACTGTATGAGAAAGCATTGGAGAGTCGCAATGAGAAAGAAGTGAAAGCAGATTATGATACCATGAACACTTCTCCTGTCCTGAAGACCCCTTCTCCCATGGAGAAACAAGCATCTGAGCTTTACACTAGAAAGCTGTTTGCAAGATTTCAAGAGGAGTTGGTTGGGACTCTTACTTTCATGGCATCAAAAGTGGAAGATGATGGAGAGGTGACGACTTATCAAGTAGCGAAGTTTGGGGAGGATCATAAAGCTTACTATGTTAAGTTTAATGTGCTGGAGATGAGAGCAACTTGTAGCTGTCAGATGTTTGAATTCTCAGGTCTTCTTTGCAGACATGTATTGGCCATCTTTAGAGTGACAAATGTCCTTACTCTTCCATCTCATTACATTTTGAAACGATGGACAAGAAACGCCAAGAGCTCTATCATACTGGAAGAACGTGGTGGCAGCGGTGTAGTTAGCAGTTATCTGGAGTCTCATACTGTCCGATTTAATACCTTGCGCCATAAGGCCTTCAAATTTGTAGAAGAAGGGGCAGAATCTATAGACTCTTACAATGTGGCAATAGTGGCCCTAAAACAGGCTGCCAAAATAGTTGCCGTGGCGACCAAAAATGAGGGGAAAACACCAATGACCAATGGGCGCATCAGGGAGAATGTAAGTAATGGTGGAAGCCAGGCAAATAATAGCGTTGGGAATCACCCCAGAAGTGTATCAGGGCAGTTGTCTGAGGTTagtcattttcttcttgttgtgttgtcaagcactttttttttgttgctttctgGTGAAAATACTGGCTGTTGCTTTATTTGTCTTCTTGCAAGTTCACGTAATTTGCTTATAGTTAACGTGCCTTTTGATTctggttgaatttttttttttttgtcatatcgACCTCTCGTATTAGCTAAATAACTCTGCTTCAGAGATTGTGTTGCCCCTCATTTATTTATGTAAAGATGTTAGCAAAAGTGCCATGGGGGCACAACTAGTGGGAAAGTTGATAGACAGCGAAGATTACAAAAGGAAAacccaaaacaacaaaagcccCGTCTCTCCAACATATGTGAAAgaagtcaaaacaaaaacctCCCCTTCAACGAAAAGATACAAACAATAACGAGTAGCAGCGACTTGTTTACCCTCTGCCCTTTCAGTAATGCACTTGCTTGCCTTCCAAGTACTCAACCGGGAGCACATCATTACACTGGTCTACACCTTCTTGTCTTCCCTCCAAGCCAGGATTTTGACTCCGAGGGGGCCGGCTTAAAAGACattttttatcggaacatatatttattatatcataaggtttttgCTTTTCGATTCActacatttgtacattaaaatgattttttaggCTAATTTAACtctcacgtgcttattttttatttatgaaagaaattgagaaatgagaatgtaaaataactggtttttttatcaaatcggactaaaattattaagattataagtagctatataggaataattatcaataatattcaaatcaGGTATGTACgtaatcaaaattttaaaactcggatGCTCAGGGGCTGGGGCCAGGGGGGGCCCCGGCCCCCCCGGGCctcaacatagctccgcccctaACGCCAAGCTGATGAAGCCTATGGCTGAAAGAGGCATAAGCCAATGCTTTAAAAAAGGAGCATCAAGTTTTCTGTGCTATGGGAATGATGTAATGCTACTGACCTTTTTGAATGTACGTTCCAATTGGGAGAAATTAGTCCTGGACGGTTTATTACCATTTACCAGTACTCAAGATTTTCTCCAAAGCAATGGTCCACCCATAGAAGTCACAATAGGGTGGACTTTTGAGCACCAAGAGCCTTAAGAGAAAACTGGGTGAACTCTCCCTCCTGATCAATCGTCCACTAGAATCTTACGTTTGTGTTGTGCTAAGCAAATGTGGGGATCATTATCAAATACTATGTTCCACCTCAAAAGTCTTACTCCGTAAATTGCTAGCTCCCCACGAAAAGTCATgcaatttggtgcaaaaaaatgttGCGTGgaagtattttgttttttgatgcGTGACTTTCCGTATGACAGTATGAGGCAagcaatttgggatggaggcagtagaAACGGCCATAGTTGTGAATCGTGTGATTTTCGTGTTCCAGCAATTCACCACACAGACGTGAATTGATAACTTGGTGTATCATGAATCGTATGGTTTTGATAACGCAATAAACAACTATGATCTGGTTGGTAACTTATTTTCTCATGAACTTGACCCTGGTTTTAATGTAACCCAATTTCTGTGATTGAATGAGTTACACCTCTGTcaggatttttttatttcattagaTTGTTGGAGTCTTTTAAGTTCATTATTGGACAACTTTTTAAAGTTACAAGTTTGTCGATATCATGTAGGATGACATGGACAGGAAGATACAAGATCTGACCCATGAGGTGGACTGTGCGAATCGTAAGTGTGAAGTTTACCGGGCCAACCTGCTGTCAGTTTTGAGGGATATTGAAGATCATAAGCAACAGTTATCAGTCAAAGTCCAAAACATAAAGCTTAGCATGAAAGATGGCCTTTGAAGGTGCACTGCTGTTATATCCTGTCTTTTGTCTTTAAACTTTTTCGAATGTCTGTACCTTAGTAAGAAA
This region includes:
- the LOC131307832 gene encoding protein FAR1-RELATED SEQUENCE 5, translated to MNMENEMIEFDIGLGGGGAGSGDDDAMDSEQHHVIDEEMADSSPTGGGGGAIYIPEGDPDLEPYEGMEFESEEAAKAFYNSYGRRVGFSTRVSSSRRSRKDGAIIQRSFVCAKEGFRNLNEKRTKDREIKRPRIITRCGCKASLSVKIQEPSGKWVVSGLVKEHNHELVPPDEVHRLRSHRQISGPAKTLIDTLQAAGMGPRRIMSALIKEYGGASKVGFTEVDCRNYIRNNRQRSFEGEIQLLLDYLRQMHADNSSFFYAVQGDEDQYTGNVFWADPKARMNYTYFGDTVTFDTTYRSNRYRLPFAPFIGVNHHGQPVLFGCAFLLNESEASFVWLFKTWLMAMSGRPPVSITTDHDTVIGSAIMQVFPETRHRFCKWHIFKKCQEKLSHVFLAHPNFEADFHKCVNLTDSIEEFESCWLSLVEKFDLRDHEWLQTIYSARRQWVPVYLRDTFFAEMSITQRSDSMNSYFDGYVNASTNLNQFFKLYEKALESRNEKEVKADYDTMNTSPVLKTPSPMEKQASELYTRKLFARFQEELVGTLTFMASKVEDDGEVTTYQVAKFGEDHKAYYVKFNVLEMRATCSCQMFEFSGLLCRHVLAIFRVTNVLTLPSHYILKRWTRNAKSSIILEERGGSGVVSSYLESHTVRFNTLRHKAFKFVEEGAESIDSYNVAIVALKQAAKIVAVATKNEGKTPMTNGRIRENVSNGGSQANNSVGNHPRSVSGQLSEDDMDRKIQDLTHEVDCANRKCEVYRANLLSVLRDIEDHKQQLSVKVQNIKLSMKDGL